A single window of Rhipicephalus microplus isolate Deutch F79 chromosome 5, USDA_Rmic, whole genome shotgun sequence DNA harbors:
- the LOC142817662 gene encoding uncharacterized protein LOC142817662 — MAAYMQMALGVLNMLHLMIGPAIFFLVTTANQHTRLVVLRVDSLFMVWVSGTFFTLSLFLFACCILDNTLPLRSIYRTTTGTATVCYALCSTLFTTQELTLGNTMFGRIAAALSVMNSFAYITSAVIAYQPAIL; from the coding sequence ATGGCTGCCTACATGCAGATGGCTTTGGGTGTCCTCAACATGCTGCACCTCATGATCGGCCCAGCAATCTTCTTTCTGGTGACCACGGCCAACCAGCACACTCGACTCGTCGTGCTGCGCGTCGACTCGCTCTTCATGGTCTGGGTGTCAGGCACGTTCTTCACGCTGTCGCTGTTCCTGTTCGCCTGTTGCATCCTGGACAATACGCTGCCACTGCGTAGCATATACCGCACTACGACTGGCACGGCGACCGTGTGCTACGCGCTATGTTCCACTTTGTTCACCACTCAAGAGCTCACGCTGGGGAACACCATGTTCGGGCGAATAGCAGCGGCATTGTCGGTTATGAACAGCTTCGCTTATATCACATCTGCCGTTATTGCCTATCAACCTGCCATCCTGTAG